DNA sequence from the Methylacidiphilum kamchatkense Kam1 genome:
ACGCCAATAGCAAAACCAAGGGCTATGGAATGAGCAGATACAGGTAATTTTCGAAGGATGGTATGACTTTTTTTGAAATGGTTAGAGACGTAGGAAAGAAGATTCTTTTTTTTAGGTTGTGATTTGATGACTCCTTCTGACGATTTCCCCATGTATATAGCAATAAGCGTAGCTTAAAGAATAGCAAGATAGATCTTTGGAAGAAAAAAAAACTTAAGTAAAACTTTTGCTAGTCTTTTTTACAAGCGCCATTGAGGAAGATTTCAATAAAGTTGTCGATAACTTCTGTTTCTGAAATCTGTGGGGTGTCTAGCTCAAAGAGAGTATTTGCCACTAGATAATGAGTGATAATACCAATAAAAGCGTTAGAGACCAAATAAGGGTTCAATGCTTTGAAAATGTTTCTTTCCATTAGCATGGAAACATAATTTTGAAGTTTCTTCCGTAATTCTACAACGAAACATTCGCAAAACATTTTTGATAGCTCATGATGCTCAAGAGCGCTGAAATAAAGAAGTCGGAGAAAATCGGGATCTTCTTTGACAGAGGTAAAGAATTGGGTGGCTATTTGTTTTAAAAATCCAGGAACACCCTCTCGGTTCTGCTCAGGATTTTCTAAGTTTTCCATCAGCGCATTGAGCTGGTCAATTTTCGATCGAATGATAGCTAGATAAAGATCTTTTTTGGTTGGATAATACCTATAAATTAAGGCCTCGTTAACATTAGCATATTGAGCGATATTTCGGGTGGTGGTGCCTGCAAAACCTTTTTGTGCGAACAGTTTTTTAGCTGCACCAAGAATTTTTTGTTTTCCAGAGGGGGTTTCTCGAGCTTTCTCCATTGACAAGTCTATTTAGGTAAGTAAGTAATCACATACTGATTTCCGTCAAACCTTTATTATAATTTATCTAAATTTTCGTCTCGAAAAGAAAATTTATGGGCTTTAAACTCTTAAATCGCAAAGAAAGTCGAGTTAAGCAGGAAGCTTTTGGTTCCTCCTCTACCAGCGAGCAAGAACCATCTTTGACTACAGTCCCTCAGGATTCAAAGATAGAAGATCATAAGGGTTTGCATGCCTTCTTTATAAAGTCGATCCTCTACGGGGTCATTTTTGGTCTGATTTTTTTCCTTGCCTATGTGCTTTTCGAATATTTCTCATCTTACGAAACCACTGACGATGCCTTTATCGCAGGACATATCATTCGCATCGCTCCTAAAGTTGCTGGCCATGTTGTGGGCTATTATATCGATGACAATATGGATGTCAAAAAAGGACAACTGTTAATCGAGATTGATCCCAGAGATTATCAATCCCGAGTAGCCATTGCTCAAGCCAATAAAGAATGGGCTGAAACGGAGTGGAAAAGAATGAAAGAAATCCTTAGGTCTTCGGCTGTTTCCCAACTTCAAGTTGATGCCGCTTGGGCTGTTAAACTTTCCACCGAAGCCTTTTTAAAGCTCTACGAACTGCAACTTGGGTATACCAGAATTTATGCCCCGGCAGATGGCAGAATAACCATGAGATCGGTCGAAAAGGGACAATATGTCGATGTGGGACAAATTCTTTTTGATATTGTTCCTCCGGATCTTTGGGTGGTAGCTAATTATAAAGAAACACAGATTACTTTTATGCGTCCTGGTCAAGCTGCTAAAATCCGAATCGATGCCTATCCTCACCATCGCTATAAGGGCCATGTAGATAGTATTCAAAGAGGCAGTGGCGCGCAGTTTAGCCTTCTGCCACCAGAAAATGCAACAGGGAATTATGTCAAAGTGGTCCAGAGAGTACCGGTTAAGATCCTCTTTGATGAACCCTTAGCTAGCGACGAAACGGTTGGTCCTGGTTTCTCAGTTGTTCCAACGGTAGAAGTTGGAAAATTTTATGTAAGCTTCTTTTGGTCTGTTGCTCTAATTCTTACTGGCTTTGGAGTTGGAGTGGTTCTAGCCTTTATTCTTAAAAATACGAAGAAACAAAAATAGTTTTCCTCTCACTTCTTCTTTATTTGCCTCTATTTCGCTTGCATTCTCTTTCCCATAATCATAGAAAGATGAAAAAAAGGGGCATACAAAAAAGGAGGTTGATCAATAACCAAGGGCATCACATACACTCTCACAATGAAAAGTGATCAAATTAAAATATTTTTCTCTTTTAGTCACTAATTTAACATTGTATTTCTTAAAGAAATTTTTCATGGTATTGACCCAAACTGCTACAATCTGTAAGGAAAGAAAGTCCTTCAGCCAAGCTCAATGACTACTATGGAGTGGAACGACTAATGTGGTTTTTTCAGTTCAATAAAGTTAACGAAGAAGAAATAGAACAACGAACTCTTCCCTTTTTAAAATTATCAGCCTTTCCTTCTTTTCCTCTAGCCTCTGTTTTCTTCCTATTGGTCCTATCCTTTTTCTATATTGAAGAAAGCCGTGGGCCAGTCATCTTTGATGACAATGAAGGCCTATATGCTGGGGCTGCAAAAGAAATGATCCAACGAAAGGATTGGATTTTACCAACTGTTAATGGAATTCCAAGATTACAAAAACCTCCTTTAGTCTACTGGTGCATTCTAATATCTTACAAACTTTTTGGAATCAATGAGTTTGCAGCACGGCTTCCTGAAGGCATTGCAACAGTCTTATGGATTATTGGCATCTATCTTCTTGGCAGCGCAATGGGTGGAGAAAAACTCGGACTTTTAGCCTGTCTAATGCTTGGAAGTTCATTTGGATTTTTCATTTTTACCCACATTTTAATGCCTGAGCCTTTTTTATCTGCAGCAGTGACCTATGCTATACTCTTTATTTATCTAGGGATAAGGGATGGTCGAAAACGATATTTCTTAGCTGCTTGGTTTATCATGGCTCTTGGTTCGCTAGCCAAGGGACTACATGCAGTTTTGTATCCGCTACTCAGTAGCGGACTCTCAGTTTTATTTTTCCCAAAACTAAGAAAAAGATGGCTTAACTTGTTTTGGTGGCCTGGCATTGTCCTTTTTTTTCTTATGTTTGTGCCATGGTATGTGGCTATTGAATATAAAGTGCCCGGCTTTCTCCGTGAGCATTTTTTAAATGAACAATTCGGACATGCCCTCAATCATCGGAATCCTCCGGATGCAGGAACAGTACCAATTTTGCAGTTTTATCTTGAACATTTCATTTTTCTGCTTCCTTGGACCCTCTATTTGGGTTCTTTATGGGAACTAAAAAACAAGCCTTTCTTTAAGTGGGAAAGCTCTCTGTTAATTAGTTGGATCCTGACCACCTTTTTGTCTGTGACCTTTTCCTCTTTGCAAGATTATTATGCGATGAGCTGTTGGGGAGCGTTGATTTTGATTCTAGCAGTACCTTTTTGTCGAGAGCAAAAAGAAATGAAGAATCCTATTTATTTTAGCTTGCCCTCCCTTCTTATTGTACTGATAGGGCTTGGTGGGATCTTAATAGCCCTTTTTATAGATCACAGTACAGATATTCATCCTATATGGGCGAAGCCTTTGGAAAAAAGAGATACCTTTTTGTCTGCTATATTCGGGTTTTCCTTTAGCACATGGAAAAATTTTGTACCTCTTTTGTATAGGGCATCTTTGAGTTTTTTAATTGGTGGAATGATTGCCTATTGGTTATTTTTGAAGAAAGAAAGATACCTGGCCGGGATATTCCTTGCCTTCACGATGATTTATCCGCTTCATCAAGCCGGTCAAGGATTTGGCTTGCTCAGTGATTATTTTTCTTCGATGAAGCTAGCTAAAAAAATCAACCATATTATTACTCAGGATGATATTGTTATTTCTGATAGCGAGCCCAATTTTGCTTCGGGTTTGTTTTTTTACTTAAATCATTCGCCGATTTTCTGGGTCCATGCGAATCCAAAGGCAGAATTTGCTCAGAGAAGCCTTCATCTAGGTAGTGAATATTATCTAACTGAAAAGGATGTTGAAAATTATTGGAAAGGAAAACGAAAAGTGTTTCTAATCACTGAAGAAGTCTCTATGACTTACTGGGCAGAACGTTTTAAACTAGACGCTTCAAAACTTATTCCAATTGAAAAAAGCGGTACTCGCGTGTTGCTTCTGAACCATAGGAATGAATAATTTATAGATTATGATTTCTAATGAAGATTTTAATAAAGCGTTGAAATTATTTGAAGAAGAAGACCAAAGATGGAAAGAGTTTTATGAAAAGATGTCCTTTTCGCAAAAATTGCAGTTTACATTGGCTGTAGAAGATAAATGGACGAACGAAGTCCCTGGAGGGGAAAGACTTGGAGATGATCCGGAAGATTAATTGCATGCTCTGATCCATGACAAAAAGATAACCTTAAGCTTCTTCTTTCTGTGTTTCTATCGAACAAATTCGAGCATTTGCCCATTGTAAGATTGGGATAAGATGAGTGGGTAAAAGTTTTAATGCTTCTTCGAAATTCACCCACCGCCACTCGTGGTGTTCAGCTCTTCCGAGCTCCGGGCTTGGCCTAAGTACGGGTTCTCCTTCTTTTAGTTTTGCAATAAAAAATTTACTGATTTTTCCCTTTGAATAGAAGTCTGTTTCTTTTGATTCTTGGTTAAAAGGAAATTCAAAACAATTTAAAGCAGTCTCTTCTTCGGTTTCTCGGAGGGCAGCCTCAAAATCGGACTCTCCACTTTGGATGGTTCCCTTGGGGAAATCCCAGTTTCTATAAGCTCTGAGAAGCAGATAAAGCGGTTTGCCCTTTTCTTCTTTATAAATTACAAAGCCTGCAGCTCTAGTTATTTTTCTCATCCAACGAAGAGAGTAACATGAATTTTTTTTTTTAGTAGAAGGCTTCTTATTAAAAGATTATTTAATTAAGAATATTTATTAAGAAAAGATTCCACAAAAATTTTTTGAAAGTCTTCATTCTATAAGAGCTTCGAAGAGATTTCTTGCAGACTTGTCTCGAGAGGATAAGGGAGGTAAGTTAAATCTCCACTCGATTAGCTTTAAAATAGAAGTCGTGTCATAATATTCGGAATTGACTTTGCCTCCTTCGCAGAAAGGAGAAATAAGCAGTGCGGGGATTCTTGGGCCAGGTCCCCAGCGATCTTTTTTGGGTGGGGGGACATGGTCCCAAAAACCACCAAATTCATCGTAAGTTAGTATAATAAGAAGGTTGTTCCAATAAGGAGAATTTTTCAAAGCTTCTATCAGTTCAATAGCATGTTTTTCTCCCGCTTCAACGGTTGAATATCCAGGGTGCTCGTTGTATTTACCGATGGGTTTAACAAAGCATACTTGGGGTAATGATCCTTTTTTAATATCGAGGAAAAAATCTGTTTCGTCTTTAAGGTGTTTTTTCTTTGCTTCTGTAGAATCCCCGAAATTTTTAAAGTATACGAAAGGCTGATGATGAAACTGAAAAGAAGGATCAGCCTTTCCTTGGAGGGCATCGTTCCAGCCACCTGCATACCATGCCCAAGAAATTCCAGCTTCCGACAGTCTATCCCCAATTGTTGGCATGGTCAATGGAGGGAGTAAATAGGATTTTTTTACTGTCGAAGCATGGGGTTGGTAGACACTCTGTACAGTTCCTACAACATACCCATCTGGGGTCAATGGCCCTTCTTTTTAATCCCGATCCATCTTCCTTGATTGTCGAATTCTAGTTGAGATTTTAGTTCCTCAGGAGCGTCTCCCCAATAGGGAGTCTTTGCTGCTACAAGCCATATGTGATTCAAAAAAGAACCTCCAAAGGCTGCCTGAAAAAAATGGTCAAGAATGGTGTACTGCTTTGCATAAGCATAAAGGGGTAGAGATTGGCTCTGATAATAGCCCATGGGTAAGCCTCCAGTATTACTCCATGCTACGAATCGGTTGCATTTGCCATCATTTATCTGAAGTTGAGTCCTGTAAAAACTATGGATGGGATCGGGAATGGGGCTGTTTAGAGTTACGAAATTGTTTAAAAGAAAAGGACCGTTGGGCAAGGATTGAGAGAATCTTTTATCTATAGTTTTATTCACAGGGTCATAAATTGGGGGTAAAGTTTTGTATGGAATGCCTTGTTTATCCTCTTGTGGGAAGGCATGTTTTGCATTCGCAATACCATCTACTTTTTCCATGCTACCAAACAAGTTGTCAAAACTGTGGTTTTCCTGATAAATAATGATGATATGATGTAGCTGTTCCTTTGAAGGTGCAGCCCTTCCATAAATGGTAAGAATAACCACTGCAGCAAAGAAATAAAATCTTAAGAGCCAGCTATGATAACCCATGGGAAAAAATTATTGTTGGTCATCTTTGTAATGAAGAGAATTGGAGAGGCAAGGAAGCCATTTTACTTTTTGTTTTATGTTCTAGCAAAGACGCAGAAAAATTTTCTATACTTTTTATTCTTTTTTCCTGTTGTTTCTCTTTTAGCTCAAACCGCTCCTGTGCCTCAAGTAAAAGATTTACCCCCATTGAGGATGACTAGGGAGCCCAATCCCATTCAACCGATTCCTGAATTAAAAGTGCCAATAGAAAAATTTTTTAATCAATTGCTTCAAGGGGATATACAAAGGGCTTTTCAAGAATTGTTAGTGAATAGTAGATTGGCCTCCCGCAACGAGAATATCAATATGCTTATGGATAAAACCAGCCAAGCAATGTCTTATTACGGGAAAGCTGATTCTTTTGATATATATGATTCTAAGGCTTTTGGGAACCGCCTATATGTAGTTACTTATTTGTTAAATCTTGAACTGCAACCTCTTCGCTGGCGATTTGTCTATTACAAGCCTGATAAAGTGTGGAAGCTTATTGATATAAGAGTGGATGATGCCCTTGAGGATTTAATTAATAAGTAGTTATTGTGCTGAGAGATGAGAAATAATCGAATGGGAATTTCTTTTGGACATTTTTTGTTTCAGAGCTTCTACAACGGCAACGGGAACAAAAGGAGAGATATCCCCTCCAAGCCTGCTGATTTCTTTTACTAAAGAAGAGCTTAAATAAATATGGTTATCTTCGGGCATAAGAAAAATGGTTTCGATTTTAGGTTCTAATCTGCGATTCATTAGAGCAAGTTGAAACTCACTTTCAAAATCAGATACTGCTCGAAGTCCGCGGATAATGGCACAACAGCCTAATTGTTTGGCAAAGTCTACGGTGAGACCGGTATAAGACGATGCCCTTAGATTTTGGAAGGACAACTCTTTTATTGTTAACTGAACAAGGGAGATGCGTTCTTCTAATTGAAAAAGAGTTTCTTTAGGTGTTTGACCTGAAACGCCAATAATCACTTCATCAAACAAACGCACCGCTTTGAGTATGACGTCAACATGTCCAAGGGTAATTGGATCGAAGGTTCCTGGATAAAGGACTTTCTTCATGTTTTTGAATACACTCTTTTGATCATTGCTCCTACCGATAAGAGTTTCTCATCAATCCTCTCATATCCTCTATCTATGTGATAGACTCGATGGACTTCGGTAGTATTGTCGGCTACGAGCCCAGCAAGCACGAGAGCTGCTGAAGCCCTGAGGTCTGAAGCCATGACAGGGGCCCCACTTAACCGTTCTGTTCC
Encoded proteins:
- a CDS encoding TetR/AcrR family transcriptional regulator, with protein sequence MEKARETPSGKQKILGAAKKLFAQKGFAGTTTRNIAQYANVNEALIYRYYPTKKDLYLAIIRSKIDQLNALMENLENPEQNREGVPGFLKQIATQFFTSVKEDPDFLRLLYFSALEHHELSKMFCECFVVELRKKLQNYVSMLMERNIFKALNPYLVSNAFIGIITHYLVANTLFELDTPQISETEVIDNFIEIFLNGACKKD
- a CDS encoding HlyD family secretion protein; the encoded protein is MGFKLLNRKESRVKQEAFGSSSTSEQEPSLTTVPQDSKIEDHKGLHAFFIKSILYGVIFGLIFFLAYVLFEYFSSYETTDDAFIAGHIIRIAPKVAGHVVGYYIDDNMDVKKGQLLIEIDPRDYQSRVAIAQANKEWAETEWKRMKEILRSSAVSQLQVDAAWAVKLSTEAFLKLYELQLGYTRIYAPADGRITMRSVEKGQYVDVGQILFDIVPPDLWVVANYKETQITFMRPGQAAKIRIDAYPHHRYKGHVDSIQRGSGAQFSLLPPENATGNYVKVVQRVPVKILFDEPLASDETVGPGFSVVPTVEVGKFYVSFFWSVALILTGFGVGVVLAFILKNTKKQK
- a CDS encoding ArnT family glycosyltransferase; translation: MERLMWFFQFNKVNEEEIEQRTLPFLKLSAFPSFPLASVFFLLVLSFFYIEESRGPVIFDDNEGLYAGAAKEMIQRKDWILPTVNGIPRLQKPPLVYWCILISYKLFGINEFAARLPEGIATVLWIIGIYLLGSAMGGEKLGLLACLMLGSSFGFFIFTHILMPEPFLSAAVTYAILFIYLGIRDGRKRYFLAAWFIMALGSLAKGLHAVLYPLLSSGLSVLFFPKLRKRWLNLFWWPGIVLFFLMFVPWYVAIEYKVPGFLREHFLNEQFGHALNHRNPPDAGTVPILQFYLEHFIFLLPWTLYLGSLWELKNKPFFKWESSLLISWILTTFLSVTFSSLQDYYAMSCWGALILILAVPFCREQKEMKNPIYFSLPSLLIVLIGLGGILIALFIDHSTDIHPIWAKPLEKRDTFLSAIFGFSFSTWKNFVPLLYRASLSFLIGGMIAYWLFLKKERYLAGIFLAFTMIYPLHQAGQGFGLLSDYFSSMKLAKKINHIITQDDIVISDSEPNFASGLFFYLNHSPIFWVHANPKAEFAQRSLHLGSEYYLTEKDVENYWKGKRKVFLITEEVSMTYWAERFKLDASKLIPIEKSGTRVLLLNHRNE
- a CDS encoding NUDIX domain-containing protein, which translates into the protein MRKITRAAGFVIYKEEKGKPLYLLLRAYRNWDFPKGTIQSGESDFEAALRETEEETALNCFEFPFNQESKETDFYSKGKISKFFIAKLKEGEPVLRPSPELGRAEHHEWRWVNFEEALKLLPTHLIPILQWANARICSIETQKEEA
- a CDS encoding alkaline phosphatase family protein, producing MTPDGYVVGTVQSVYQPHASTVKKSYLLPPLTMPTIGDRLSEAGISWAWYAGGWNDALQGKADPSFQFHHQPFVYFKNFGDSTEAKKKHLKDETDFFLDIKKGSLPQVCFVKPIGKYNEHPGYSTVEAGEKHAIELIEALKNSPYWNNLLIILTYDEFGGFWDHVPPPKKDRWGPGPRIPALLISPFCEGGKVNSEYYDTTSILKLIEWRFNLPPLSSRDKSARNLFEALIE
- a CDS encoding alkaline phosphatase family protein; translation: MGYHSWLLRFYFFAAVVILTIYGRAAPSKEQLHHIIIIYQENHSFDNLFGSMEKVDGIANAKHAFPQEDKQGIPYKTLPPIYDPVNKTIDKRFSQSLPNGPFLLNNFVTLNSPIPDPIHSFYRTQLQINDGKCNRFVAWSNTGGLPMGYYQSQSLPLYAYAKQYTILDHFFQAAFGGSFLNHIWLVAAKTPYWGDAPEELKSQLEFDNQGRWIGIKKKGH
- the coaD gene encoding pantetheine-phosphate adenylyltransferase — translated: MKKVLYPGTFDPITLGHVDVILKAVRLFDEVIIGVSGQTPKETLFQLEERISLVQLTIKELSFQNLRASSYTGLTVDFAKQLGCCAIIRGLRAVSDFESEFQLALMNRRLEPKIETIFLMPEDNHIYLSSSLVKEISRLGGDISPFVPVAVVEALKQKMSKRNSHSIISHLSAQ